ACATAAACTCACtataaatgcgtacatagtGCATACGATACCCAATTCAAACGTAAATTGCTACCTATTGTTTTCATTCATAGATTTtcatcatatatttaataaacacaagttattgttttaattaaaagccaTCACTATCGTTGACCTATCGTTAACTAGTAGTGTTAGTTATTAAGAGTAATCACTGCTCAAAATGGCGTCAAGGCGCCAATTTATTCGGGCACGGTATCAAAGCtcacattaattaaatgactTATAGCGTGagaatcttaatatattataaacgagatgacttttaaaaacatttgtttagaaatagatttaaagtttaaaaaagtgttCTTAAAGAGAAATGTAGATTTTGTGCGAGAACATAGATTATAGAAGataacgaataaaaataaataacgtagTGGATCTgtgtaatgaaaaaaatggCGGGAAACTTTTGGAAAAATTCTACCACGATCATTCGCGTATAAGATATTAAATGTACTGAATGgcgtattaaattaatttaccgaCTAGGCAATGAGTGGTCAATCAGCGTCTTTACGTTTATTTCAATTCCTACTCTTGCGAAACATGGCCGTTACCGcgactaatatttaattcattaagaTATTAAGATTTACTACGGCAATATTATACgcatagaattatatttatcaatagttcaaaaaattgttaagtgcgaataaattttaattacaataaatattaaaatcaatcacaggtaagtttattttattaagtattttaattataaaaactactaaataTCTAACTAAGTATAAGAAATAGTTGCTGAGGCCAAAGCTTCTAAAATGCATCtcttatgtatatacatattatgaaatgATTTGTAACAATTTTGAGATTTTCAGTGAGAATTAGGAATTTATTGAGAGtgaattaagaaatttatttgtgtaggcatttttaacatttatctcCCATATAGCTAGCATAGCTATTCTAATATGGGAACGTTTAATATAGTACATAATTTGTTCACGTATAGGTACTGACTGAATAAGGTAAATTTGGTGACGTATTGATAAATGTGTACCTTACACTTGAAGGAATGTTTAAGACCCTGAAATTGTTTCAAGGCATGTATTTGAGAGGAATAGTAACaagattttctatataaataaaatcatatgatataaagattatatgattttatttatattattactgtaaATTCGTTCACCTGTATAAACAATACTTTTGGTATCGGATACGAATAAtagtaccaatttttaaatattctaataatctaataatttatgtatatttcttctttCAGTATTAATAGTACacagtaaacaatatttaataaattaatgatgtatttgaaatgtatattttggtTCGGTTTGGTCgtctttttaaattcttttgcAATGTTACAAAGCGTAAGAACCTGGAGCGATAAACGtaagtatttttctaaatagtgttatgataataaagacttcttttatttcaataaggtGTTTTTTTAGAACTCTTCCCATCGAATAAAATTCCGGAAGATGGCTTGAATCCTCGTCGATCGGTGGTGCGAAGAAAAATAGTACtctatcataatttttttcgaACCAAAGTTAGACCAACTGCTTCCAACATGCTGCTTATGGTAaagcttattaaattttattcaaaacgtCGTTAGCACCCGGTATAGCCTGGACTGGGTGTGTATGTGACCTCTGTGACCTTTAGCGTGACGTGATAGCATTCGCATTTCTactaaatagtataatatactaaaacaCATTATGCATTATTTTACCTGCTACGGGAgtgcaataatttataaaatgacatttgaataatatccAGAAGCTTTAAGCCGAGTGGGTACTCGCGATATGTAATTGTCAAATAAattcacaaacaaaaaatttattgactTCGAATTCATGAGAACTGGAAAAGATAAAAGCGTATGAAATATGcaaactcaaaaactactaaaCAACTTTTAATGGGAATCAGACGGTTTCTCTCATgattaaatatcattaaaactgATAATCATTTGAAGTcggataataatatatttttcattaattaattcatgcACAGATTAGTGAGGGTTCCAAATGgggttctttttttatattgctaaTTTCTTAAGCTTATATGTGCAAAAGTTATTGCTGTGAACTCCTTTATCAATACTTTTCAGTCGTGGCATCCACTAGCTGCGCGTCAAGCTCAAAATTACGCGGAGAGATGCGTTTTCTTACAACACAATGACGCGGCTGAAAACACTGTGCCCTATTTAGGTTCATGCGGACAAAATCTTTTCGTTTCTTCACGGAAGACTCCATGGTATGTAGAGTACTTTTGATATTAGGGCGAAAATACGTATATGATAAGTTGGAAAACTGAGCTTTTGAGATTACAGATTTTGgagatttgaaatattaacattccaaatttatattcaaattcagaattttataaataactagctgtccccgcgaacttcgtttctccttcgtttcataaaataaatttaatttatactttagccTCAATAACACGTGCTAAtcatgatattgaattgtagCTTATATGACACGTTTGTCGGTTTACCATAGCAGGCACCGTGTGCAATCTATTGATTACTTACTCAATCCAGTCGAAAAGTATCGACATCTGTTGGAGATTATTGATAAATCTTTTGGAGTTAACAGATAATTgtgattgttaattatttatagataaataattacaaaaaaataaaattgtgactataaataaagatctaagctatctcttaagttggaccagactgctcacggtgtgccaatttaatttaaaatcggttaagtagtttaagagtccatcgcggacaaacatcgtgacagaagatttttaagattataacTTCGGCGCTACTACATAATTTATTCCATTCATTCAAATAGTGTTTTCGTAGTAtagcttaatttattttttgtttcatgattttaACTACATCTcggttcaaacaaaaaaatttttacgaGTAGTATCTCTTTTTTTACagtactatttttttgtaacagtaGGCCGTTAGCTCACCCAATGAGAGATAAGATGAGATGAGAACCGAGAGAACGCTCGCGAGTTCTTTGTcgaacttttttaatttgattttcccGAGCATCTTAATAACAGATagataatatatcaatttcaataaatataatatacaagcagactcggccaagcgttgctgtggctaaggtttttgttataatacatagtaataaactattcaagggaaacggtaggagaacttatgtgaaacgttggtacttttaacgcagcgccatctgttagaattgtgtgtatcaaataataaacaaataatttgcaataaaataaaattgcgactataattaaatatctaagctatcctatctcttaagttggaccagactgctcacggtgtgccaatttaatttaaaatcggatAAGTAgcttaggagtccatcgcggacaaacatcgtgacaggagatttatatatattagaagaaTATAATTGCGCTCGTGTCCAATTACTTTTGAGTATAGCTTTAgtgcatatatttatttaattccttCTATAGTACGTTATAAGCACGTTAGCTTGGAAAGAAAATATGTTGTGCTAACTGCGATTGAACACTGAGCCACTGACGCCACCAATGCTtacacaaacaataaaaacatctataaaaaagttattcatAGAGGATAGTGTAAATTCGAATTGTATagaaagatttacaaaaaaattgcataCGTGTTTAATAGTTCGGTGCGTTTTTTACTAAATTGGCTTGTTTCCTCATccgtttgtattatattttaccttaAAGTCACGATCTTAACCTCCACATTGTCAGATAATAGGAAATTCGTGAACACCTAATTATAGATTTCACAGACTGACATGTAATGAATTACCTTTGTGTTTGAACGGTGaacttgaaattaatttagctagttatttttattatgttactgagtatttgttatatatgcgtcaaatatatttcagcGCGAATGCCCAGTTTTGTATTCAACCAATATAGTAAAACATATTCcataaatttatcatttccAATTGCAAACTATTCTTGAATATTTGCGAGAATGCATTTTTCATTCTACttagatattaattttgttcatCTTTATACAAGACTAAGAATATTcgttatataacaaaaaatcaatttaataaacattaaataaattaatgtaatattacaaTCAAGTActgtaatattacataaatttcaataaacagCTAGataagctttatttaattaatttaacaacgATACCCAAAAAACAAAGACAGAAcacaaaagttatttttcaattaaacttcttaaaattaattaatcagaTTACGTATAGAATGTACATAAGAAACAATTTACAATGGctcaaattattgtaataaacagttgactattgtttttattactaagaaCTTCATTTATATTCACATGGTGCGCATGTGCGAGTATTGTCTGCGAATGTTATGGaaacaattacatattttattaaatacacataagtgatcaaagaaaatattaataaaatacgtcaCTGCTTTAAGTCTATActgatattataaagagaTGTGTGCGGGGGAGTAAGAACGACTGAAGCGATGTTAAAACCTCGTTTAGCAATTGACAGCCACGTTACTTATCAGAGTAATGGGACCGTATATATTTTACCCAAAAGATTTTTTCATGGTTGTCGGATTTGCAAAGTATGTCGTAGAAAAAACTGTCGAACTAAAACGTTTTTTACGATCGCTGCCTTGACGATGagagatatattatgtagagCTTGATAATGGCTACCAAAAAAATCATAGACCATTAGGATATAAAGATAATctgataatattaaagatcGCGACGTGTCTATGTGTCTGTCTGTTACGATAGACTTAAAAACGATTTCATCGAATTTATTGgggttttttaatatctagAATTATTTATGAGGAACTAAACTATTCGTGGGGTCACGGTTGCCTTGTGAATCCGGAgcactttaataataaaacgagaatacagtcaaaaatattgcaatatcATTCAGAACATACGTGTATTTAAAAGGTTTCTTAGTATGTTATTATCAGATATAACCAGGAGGGAAGTATATgaacttaattatttgattgattagctattaatatctaaaaataatttacaggtTCTTCGCCataaaaaattggtttttggagtatcaaaattttacatatgGGGCTCCGACAAGAGACCTTAAGGCAGTAGGACATTACACACAGATGGTTTGGGCGACTTCGCATAAAGTCGGTTGCGGAGTTGCACATTGTCCGGGAGGTCCTTGGGGAACCTTCTACAACTATGTTTGTCATTATTGCCCAGcgtaagtataattttattactatttaggCAAAGAAATCTGAAAGATTAAATTATGGCAAAGttactaaagaaatacaaagaatacaaaatttaggCAAGGTATGTTGAACATATGAATACACATTGTATTCATATGTTcatagataaagaaaaaatcatatactttttcgatagatagatagatagaaaaGTACCTATGTATGTAGCAATGAATTTTTTTCTCTGCTTTAACTACCAAaattcttggtaattttattgtgtatttgtcttatcttgtttatgtttttaattgtattttttttaaattcctatttgtgcaaaacttatgtttacatatattgtcgtacgtatattagatagaagattttataaaattatcagagataatatatattatgtatatatgatattacatagatttcgtaatatgtatgatattgtagacttaataaataaataaaaaaatagcataaaaaagttattgcgAAAATAATTGCTAAAAGTTTGTTTATCGTGGCTTTGAGATCTATAAGGTCATGCCTTAACAAGAGTAACCTCAGGAGactataatttgataaattcgCTTGACTTCTacagacaatttaaaaaaatgattaaaaagatTAAGACAATAATCATAACATAATACAAGTGTTATTAAATTCaagactatataaataaagaacaaaAGAATAGAGTATCTTCTCCTTAAgtacgtatttttttagacactttcttattattattatgtttataagtcAATTAGGTTAgactattacttattagtattaaattagGGTAGATTTAATATCCAATGTGGTATCAgtgaaaaacttatataagaGATAAAACGCCTGAAACTCTTCTCAGAAATTAACctgtatactatatttatataaaatagctaCATTGTCTATATCAATCGAGCTTTACACGTCTTGCATATACATGTCGATATTAAACCCATACAGAATACGCAATTGAagttatttatgttatctTCCATTATATTCGACTCGTGTTCTAAatctaaaatctaatttaactaTTTCGAGAATTGGTAAAATGCTGATTTCTATTTGttatgcaaataaatgattttattacaagtGAGCTCACTACACAAATGAGTTGTTGGGTaattctatacatatatacaaaaataataaatcgtatGTCATAAATAAGactcaaaaattcaaaattaaaatataaattattcatgtaGCTATAACCTACCTTCACAGGCTGATTGAAAAGTGGCTATTTATCGAGATGCGCCcccttatatttatatatttttcaaattcaatagtttataaaaaaaacactttctaTGTACATTAGCGAGGGCGCTATAAGCgccctatatatatttttgctggCGTAGTGTGACGCGCAAGTAACTTTTTACTCTTTTAAGTGCTGAAAACGGCCTTTGCAGTTGTAGTTGGTAACCTCTATTTTGCTATCtttactttgattttctttcgAGTTTTTCACAGATTTTTTGGCGCGTCGATtcttatctaatttaaaatctcCCATCTGCTTGTAGATGCAGTTCGCATGTTTTTAGTGTTTTGTGTCggtctaattgaaatatgcaGGGGATGATGCATAGCATCTATTTATTTCAGCGCGTTCCCCTTTATCGTCGCGCCCTAGGCTGCAGCCTAATTAGCCTAAGGGTTAATCAGGCCCTGCCTACCTTCATAAGTGAAAAATAATTGcctctaaatttacattactagTTCTGAAGCCAAGGGTGTAAAACGGACGAAAAGAATGGGCAATAAACTGACTCACTCTTTAATCGTTTCACCTGACTTAGATAGTATTCGCTTCAAACTGTAGCTGTACTATGTGATTGAACAATAGCGTACCTATATGTCTACGTACAAAactatagataatttttatttctttacatattttgtcgtttgttatttaatagaagGTAAGCATCAGACAAAAATGCTTTAttgctatattaaaaatacgctactgttacatatttttcatCTAACAGCAGCAGTggggattatttttatttgtagttcAATTATTTGTTACAAACTGAAAtactatcaatattttttcgtgTATGGTTGTATCGTTTAGATTAGCTTACAGTCCTGGCATTTTATAGACTTAAGCCATCGCCTTGATTTTCTTAAAGAATAGAAAATACAAGGGTTATGCACAATGTACATAATGGACAATATATGCGATATTTACATTGtctagttatatttaaataaaactgtttattttgcTTAAGTATCaacgttatatttaataatgcgaAGCATACAATTtgcattctttattttttacccgCTAATTAGATGTAACAATGTAAACAGTTCTAAGCGATGCAAACGTaacatttacttatttaaaaaatttggaatttggttgtaatttgatttgtttgcgttgtcaatttcaaatttttgattgataaataaaatcatcaaCCTATtaggtctgagcctcagatttcaaTTGCTTTTTCCgagattatttgttttttatagaaggcAAGTAGGTCATTTTTCTTTTGGGTCTCTTCACCGCACGACAAAAAGTCAATTAATCTACAGCCAAGAGCTAAACTCAGGGTTGAGAGTCTCACTCTGATACCCTTAGGGCAACATTTATCAGTACAGTAATCACAAGAAGATATtgcgttaaatatttttttttatattttatagatgagTCGGTAAACGCCTGAATTTGATTTTAGGATACTGTCCTTTTGTCCTTGTGTTTTCGCTAAGATAAATCATACAGTAGTTATCTTAGTCAAAACAGTGTAAGACAGATGCAGTTTATTGATGAACGGAAAAAGGACACGAATATAAACCGTCTGttgtcttatttataaaattctaatatctATATCGAATACTAGAGAGTTTTTTATATGActttaaactgttttttttgtagtGGCAACGTGGAAACAATAACTCAGTATCCATACAAGATCGGCCCTCAATGCGGTGACTGTCCTGAAAGTTGCGTGTCTGACGCACTTTGTACCAACTCTTGCCCAGTTAAAGACTTTTACTCCAACTGTAATGATCTTGTAAGAGTGGCTAATGTCTGTTCACAAGGTATTTGTAATGCAACATGCACTTGTGGGAACAATAGGTTACACAAGAATTATCCTTGgtaaaagatattattttttttagcgtcaaagtatatttctttttaatacactaaaccaataaaaatataattgtagttaattgtaatataccttaaaatgtaataaagtataatttctattttcttCATATACCACCAATATATATCCAATACCACCATCAATTTCAGCGTTATGAATTGAATTATAACTCCTTAAAGATCTATTTAATGGAGCATTCTGACCCAGATTCGATTTTGCAAACTTAGTTCTTAAAGGAGGCTTTGAAAATCGTTGTAGCTTTTTAGAAATATGGACGTTTACTCTGGACAAGATATCATGGGTATccaaaattcaatttacaagTTTATACAGACACATGATATCAATCAGATCTTTACGATGATgaagtgatttaaataaaataaataaataaatcagtggtgctacaccCTCTTTAgctcttggcctcagatttctgaatctgtttcatgatcatttttaaatctaataggcaagtagatgatgagcctccagtgcctgcacacgtcgtcgactttttgggtctaagacatgtcggtttcctcacgatgtctttcttcaccgttcgagcaactgttaaatgtgcacatagaaagaaagtccattgctgcacagccggggatcgaacgtacgacctcaggtatgagagtcgcacgctgaagccactaggccaacactgctcttaagTGATTTAAAGTccataattaagttaaaagttTCTTCATAAAGTTTTCTAGCTCTAACATAAGCGTGACAACGTAAGTAGGTATCGTAAAATCGTCTTCGTTTAATATTTGGATGACATCTTACAAAGGTTCTAGTAACGTGCAGTACTGTTACGTTTTAATCTTCGTCAAACTCATTGAACATATAGAATTACTGAATTTTTTAGTCACGTGACCTTAATTCTTGATTGATAACAAGATTcttagataaattattttaaatgctttaCAAATAATGAAGAAGTATACTGTTGTTTTATCTTAAGCGTATTTCaatttgttctattaaaatatataccgttattttattgtgatgtAATATATAGTCCTTTCTTAAAAACAAAGGGTCCATGGTCCTTGCACACAGCAGGTGACTCAGCAGGTGGGGTAACTGGCGACGCGGAACCGACGCTACTAACCAGTTCAAACTCTAGTCTTAAATTGAACCTTAGGTATTGTTTATTAAGAGTAAGGATGTAAAAAATGGTTATCAGTTGTCATAGACATTACTATGCAATCGGTATGtctgaattaaatttacatacagtGTTCCCGATTGACCGAACAACATGTTTCCCACCCCCACCTCGCTCGACCTAATTGTAATGCAATAGTGGGCACCGTGCGGACATTACGTTAGCGGCCTCCGTGCCTTGCGTCCATCTGCCGCTATGGTCTGCGACGATGGGCTGCACGCCTCATCGCCCACCGTCCCGCGCAAGTCTCTACGCCGGTTGTCATCCACCAGGGGTTTCAAAACCCATTCAGAGTTCACCTGGATACGTGTATTTGAAGGGCTGCAGCCGTACGCGGTCGATGCACCCAGTAAATTAGTGAAAGTGTCCAATAATACCACAGCAGAAGatgtaaacaaaaaacttgggtTTAGTGAGGAACTGACATTGTGGCTGCAAATTGGCGAACAGACAAG
This DNA window, taken from Pieris rapae chromosome 16, ilPieRapa1.1, whole genome shotgun sequence, encodes the following:
- the LOC111001761 gene encoding serotriflin, producing MMYLKCIFWFGLVVFLNSFAMLQSVRTWSDKQLFPSNKIPEDGLNPRRSVVRRKIVLYHNFFRTKVRPTASNMLLMSWHPLAARQAQNYAERCVFLQHNDAAENTVPYLGSCGQNLFVSSRKTPWFFAIKNWFLEYQNFTYGAPTRDLKAVGHYTQMVWATSHKVGCGVAHCPGGPWGTFYNYVCHYCPAGNVETITQYPYKIGPQCGDCPESCVSDALCTNSCPVKDFYSNCNDLVRVANVCSQGICNATCTCGNNRLHKNYPW